From the genome of Croceibacterium atlanticum:
GGCGACCGGCGGCGCGAATTGGTCAGGTGATCGCGCCAGTCCTCAAGCAGATCGGCGCGGCTCATGCCGAGGCCAGATTGTCCGACACAAGCTGCCCCAGCAACGCATCGAGCACTGGCATGCCTTGCGCCGTAACGCCGATCCGGCCGCCTGCCTGCCAGGCTAGGCCGAGCTTTTCGAGGAAGTGCAGCCGGTCCATCTCCACCAGCTCATCCGGCGCCATACCGAACCGTTCACCCAGCGCCCCCGGATCGATCCCTTCGCGCAGGCGCAAACCCATCAGCAAAGCTTCCGCAGCCTGCCCGCGCGGGGTAAGAGCATCTTCCTGTGAAAGGCCATTGCCATTGCGCTGCACGGCCGAAAGAAAATTCTCCGGCTTGCGATGGCGCATGGTTGCCATGCCGCCCCTGCGGCCATGCGCGCCGGGGCCGATGCCGATATAATCCTGATACCGCCAATAGGTCAGATTATGGCGGCTTTCCTCCCCCGTTCGGGCGTGATTGCTGACTTCGTAGGCACGCAGGCCCGCCTCTGCCGTCATCTCCCGCGTCAGGGCGAAAAGATCGGCTGCCGGGTCATCCTCAAGAGGTTTGAAACGCCCCAGCCGGACATCGGTGGCGAAACGCGTATTGGCTTCGATCGTCAGTTGATAGAGCGAAAGATGGCCCGTGCCGAAGGATAGTGCGCGGAACAATTCCTGTTCCCATTTCTCCGGCGTCTGGCCGGGGCGGGCATAGATCAGGTCAAAGCTGACCCGGCCAAAGCTGTTCTGCGCCACTTCCAGCGCGGCCAGTCCTTCTTCCGCATCATGCAGCCGGCCAAGAAAACGCAGCGTCTCGTCATCCAGCGCCTGCAGGCCGAGCGAGACGCGATTCACGCCGGCGGAGGCCAGCCCTGCAAAACGCAGCGCCTCGACCGAGGATGGGTTTGCCTCCAGCGTTATTTCCACGTCCGGCGCAAAGCCCCAGAGCTTCTCCGCTTCTTTCAGCAGGCTTTCGACCAGATCCGGCGGCATGAGGGACGGCGTGCCCCCGCCGAAAAAGATGGAATGCAGTGCCTCTCCGCCCGCAAGCGCCGCTTCATGCCGCATGTCGGCAATCAGGGCGTCCTGCCAGGCTTCGGTTTCGATCTGGTCCCGCACATGCGAATTGAAATCGCAATAGGGGCACTTCTTCAGACAGAAGGGCCAATGGATGTAGAGTGCGCGGGCCACGGGTGGGATTCAGCAGACCTTACCTGCCACTTGTCAAGTTTCAGCCTTGATGCGGCAGAGGATTACCAAGGAATTCAAGCGGGTTGGAACTGGTCCGCCACCAGTTTTGCGAAGGCATCGGCGCGGTGGCTGATGCGATGTTTTTCCGCCGGATCGATTTCTGCAAAGGTCTGTTCCATGCCGGCCGGCACGAAGACGGGATCATATCCGAAACCCAGCGTGCCACGCGGCGGCCAGGTCAGCCGCCCTTCGGCGCGCCCTTCATAGACGGCATGTTCGCCATCCGGCCAGGCAATTGCCAGAGTGCAGGAAAACCACGCATCGCGCTGAACATCCGGCCCTTTTTCGGCCAGCATCCCTTCCACCTTGCCCATTGCCATATACCAGTCCCGGCCCGGTTCGCCTTCGAACCATTGCCGTTCGGCCCAGTCCGCCGTGTACACTCCGGGCCGACCGCCCAGTGCGGCAACGGACAGGCCGCTATCGTCGGCGAGGGCGGGGAGGCCCGATGCCTCCGCCGCCGCACGCGCTTTTATCAGCGCGTTCTCGACAAAAGTCGTGCCCGTCTCGGCCGGCTCGGGCAGGCCCAGCGATCCGGCGGAAATGCATTCCAGCCCGTAAGGCTGGAGCAATGCGCCGATCTCTTTCAGCTTGCTCGCATTATGCGTGGCGATGACAAGCTTGCCCGAGCCGAGTTTCCGATTCACTTGCGAACAGCCTCTTCCTGCGCGGCGAAGATCTGATCGCAACCCATGCGGGCAAGACGCAGCAGGCGCAGCAGGCCTTCTTCGTCATAGGTGGCACCTTCGGCCGTCGCCTGCGCCTCGGCAATATTGCCGCCTTCCAGCAGCACGAAATTGGCATCGGCGTCGGCATTGGAATCCTCGTCATAATCGAGATCCAGCACCGGCGTGCCCTGATAGATGCCGCAGCTGACCGCCGCGACCTTGGACATGATCGGGTCTTCCTTGATCTGCCCGCTTTCCATGAGCTTGTTCACGGCGAGGCGCAGCGCAACCCAGGCGCCGGTGATGGACGCGGTGCGCGTGCCGCCATCGGCCTGGATCACGTCGCAATCGAGGACGATCTGACGTTCGCCGAGCTTTTCCATATCGACCACGGCGCGCAGCGAACGGCCGATCAGGCGCTGGATTTCCTGCGTCCGGCCGGACTGCTTGCCCTTGGCCGCTTCACGGCTGCCGCGCGTATGGGTGGCGCGGGGGAGCATGGAATATTCGCCCGTGACCCAGCCCTGGTTCTTGCCGCGCAGGAAGGGCGGCACCCGTTCTTCCACGCTGGCGGTGACCAGGACGCGGGTATCGCCAAAGCTGATCAGGCAGGAGCCTTCGGCATGCTTGGTAAATCCGGTCTGGATGTCGATAACGCGCATTTCGTCGGGCGCGCGGCCGGATGGTCGCATATTCAATCTCCATTCTGGCAAAGGCCCTTACGGCAAATGCCATTGCGGCCGCCGCCCTAGCGCCTAGATAGGCAACTGTCATGGTATCGCCTCCAATTACAGAACTGAATAATCGCGCGCGGGAGATCTTTCGCCTTGTGGTGGAAGGTTATCTCTCCAGCGGCAGTCCCGTGGGATCGAAAGCGATCGCGCAGCAGGGGGAGATCAATCTCTCTCCCGCATCGATCCGTTCCGTCCTCAATGAACTGGAGACGCTGGGCCTGCTCGCCGCACCGCATACCAGCGCGGGCCGGATGCCGACTGACACGGGGCTGCGGATGTTCGTGGATGGCATGATGCAGGTCGCCGAACCGACACCGGAAGAACGCGCTGCCATTGAACAACGCCTGTCCGAACCGGGCCCGGTGGAACAGGCGCTGGCCGCGACCAGCGCGATCCTGTCCGATATTTCCGCTGCTGCCGGCGTCGTCATGGTGCCGAGGCGCGAACCGCGTCTGGCGCAAATGAACATCGTCCGGCTGGACGAGGATCGCGCCCTGGCCGTGCTGGTCGGCAGCGATGGCTCGGTGGAAAACCGCTTGCTCGCCTTGCCCCGCGGCGCTTCCATCTCTGCCTTGCAGGAAGCCTCCAACTATGTGACCGCCAGGCTGGCCGGGCGCACGCTCGCCCAGGCAGCCCGGGTCATCCAGGCGGAAATAACCTCCGGCCGGTCAGAGCTGGACGCGGCAAGCGCCGATCTGGTCGAACGCGGTCTGGCCGTGCTGAGCGAGGATGCGGCGCAGCGGCCGGTTCTGATCGTTCGCGGCCAGGCAAAATTGCTGGACGATCAGGCGTTGACCGATATCGAACGGGTCCGTTCGCTGATCGACGATCTGGAAAACAAGCAATCGGTATCCGAATTGCTGCAATCCGCGCGAGACGCGGAATCGACGCGGATTTTCATCGGGGCGGAAAACAGGCTTTTCTCCCTGACAGGCTCTTCCGTCATCGCTTCCCCTTACCGTGACCGGGAGGGCAGGGTGGTCGGAGTGCTGGGGGTGATTGGCCCGACGCGGTTGAATTACGCGCGGGTCGTGCCCATGGTGGATTTCACCGCCCGGTCGCTGGGCAAGATAATAGGTTAATTCTGGATATTTCGAATGAACGAGAACGAGAACCCGCGCGACGAAGCGGTCGAAAAGGAACTGGAAGGCGTGCCCGAGGAATTCCTCGTGGAAGACGAGGGTGAGACCTCCGCGCTTGAAGGAGAACTGGCCGCATTGAAGGAACAGCTGGCAGCAACGCAGCAGGAAGTCCTCTATGCCAAGGCGGAAACGCAGAATGTGCGCCGTCGGCTGGAAAAGGACATGACCGATGCGCGTAATTACGCCGCCACCGGTTTTGCCCGCGATATCCTTTCGGTTGCCGATAATCTGTCGCGTGCATTGATGGCTGTGCCGGATGAATTGCGCGAAGACAGCAAGTTGCAGGGCCTGGTCGCCGGGATCGAAGCCACCCAGCGGGAACTGGACAAGGTATTCACGCAGCATGGCGTCAGCCGTATCGCGGCCAAGGGCTTGCCGCTGGACCCGAACCAGCATCAGGCAATGATGGAAATTCCGACGGATGAGGCTGAACCGGGCACGGTGGTGCAGGAAATGCAGGCCGGTTACATGATCAAGGATCGTCTGCTGCGCCCTGCGATGGTCGGTGTTGCGAAGAAGCCGGATTGAGGCGCAATACCCCGCGATACGCGGAACCGACGCCGGCCTGATCCGTAAATTCTCCGCAATCCTGACGGAGAAATACCATGAAGATCAAGATGCTGGTCGCGCCTCTCCTGCTCGGTTCCGCGTTTTCGCTTGGCGCATGTGCGGATAATTATGCCGTTGAAGGTGCAGCGGTCGGCGCTGCGGCCGGGGCAGGCATTTCCGCCGTGACGGGCGGCAATGTGGGCACCGGGGCAGCTGTCGGCGCGGCGGCTGGTGGTGCCGGTGGCTATCTGATCAAGAAAGACGGCAAATGCTACCGCCGCGACCGCGACGGGTATGAATATGAAGTGCCCTGCCGCAGATAATCCGGATCATGCGTGGCTTCGGGCTGTATTCGGAAAATTGACCAGAAGGTCATAGGCGGATCGGTCCGCAACGCCGGGCAGATCGATACCGCTGCGCATCAGGAATGCGTGGCGGACGATTTCCGCCTGCTGTTCGATGCCATATTGGTTTAGCTGCCATCCCGGTTTCAGGCTGTAATCATACCGGCACCATGGATGTCGGTGCAGCACCAGATGCCATTTCCCCAGCTTCTGTGCCTGCCAGACATGCGTCATCTCGTGGATGAAATGACCCTGGCGCAGCGGGTGTACCGCCGCGAAATCATCGCAATATGAAGGGCCACGCGGGTGAAAATGGATATGGCCGCACGGCGCCATCGTTACGCGCCGTGGCTGGAACGGAAACCATTTCCGCCGCCTTATGGTGACTTGCGAATAATCAATGGCAGATCCGAAAATACTGCGTCCCAGCGCCACCTCCCCTTCGGTCAGCGGGCGGATTCCTCCCGCAGGGCAGGCGGCGCCGGTAGGCTTCAGCGTTCGTCGCCCGGCTCGCGGATTTCCGCCGGGAAGCTGACCTTGTCGCCGCCAACGAAGGTCAGCGTGACTTCGGTTTCGCCACCGGCGACCAGTGACGGGTCGAGATCATTGGCCATCACATGCAGCCCGCCCGGTTCGAAGGACACGCTTTCTCCCGCCGGGACGGAAAGCTGGAAGACTTCCTGCATGTCCGTCTGATTGTTCCAGGTGCTGGTTTCATGCAGCATGGCTCCGCCGGCACCCTGTACGCTGACGGCGCGGATCATCACGTCCTTGTCGCCATCATTGGCGATGTCGAAATATATCGCCGCCGGATTGCCGGAGACGGGCGGCAACATCATGCGGCCATCGGAAACGCTGATACCGGCAGGCGCTTCGGGCCCTGCCGTTTCAGTGGCCTGTTCGCTTTCGCCGCCGCTGCAGGCCGCCGGCCCCAGGGCAGCAAGCGCCAGCGCAGCCGCGGGCCAGATTGTTCTGTTCATGGACATCCTTCCCCTTAACTCCAAGTAGGATTTTCTAGCTTCCCGCCTCCCTTGTGCCAAGCCAAAGCACTCCTATATCCCCCTCGTATCGAGCCGCCGACCGGCCTTGCCAAGGACGGGGGGCTGAATGTGCGGCGTCCAATTGAAGAAGGGATGTGGGGAAAACCATGGCCAAAGTTATCGGTATCGACCTGGGTACGACCAACAGCTGCGTTGCGGTGATGGACGGGGGCAAGCCCAAGGTTATTGAAAATTCGGAAGGTGCACGCACGACGCCGTCGATCGTCGCCTTCACCAAGGACGGGGAACGTCTGATCGGCCAGCCGGCGAAGCGCCAGGCCGTCACCAATCCCGACAATACGCTTTTCGCGATCAAGCGCCTGATCGGCCGCCGTTTTGAAGATCCCCTGACCAAGAAGGACATGGGCCTCGTTCCCTATGACATCGTCAAGGGCAAGAATGGTGATGCATGGGTCAAGGCCGGGGGCGAAGATTATTCGCCGTCGCAGATTTCGGCCTTCATTCTGCAGAAGATGAAGGAAACCGCCGAGAGCTATCTTGGCGAAACCGTCAGCCAGGCGGTCATCACCGTTCCGGCCTATTTCAATGACGCGCAGCGTCAGGCGACCAAGGATGCCGGCCAGATCGCTGGCCTGGAAGTCCTGCGCATCATCAACGAACCGACAGCGGCTGCGCTGGCCTATGGTCTGGACAAGGACGATGGCAAGACCATCGCCGTTTATGACCTTGGTGGCGGCACCTTCGATATCTCCATCCTCGAAATCGGCGATGGCGTGTTCGAAGTGAAATCCACCAATGGCGACACCTTCCTGGGTGGCGAGGATTTCGACACTGCGATCGTTGAATATCTGGCTGACCAGTTCAAGCAGAAGGAGAACATGGATCTCCGGCAGGACAAGCTTGCCCTGCAGCGCCTGAAGGAAGCCGCCGAAAAGGCCAAGATCGAGCTGTCCAGCTCGCAGCAGACCGAAGTGAACCTGCCCTTCATTACCGCGCGTATGGAAGGCGGCAGCTCCACCCCGCTGCATCTGGTGGAAACGATCACCCGTTCGAAGCTGGAACAACTGGTGGGCGACCTGATCCAGCGCACGCTCGAACCGTGCAAGAAGGCTCTGGCCGATGCCGGCGTCAGCAAGGACCAGGTGGATGAAGTGATCCTGGTTGGCGGCATGACCCGTATGCCCAAGGTCCGCGAAGTCGTGGAAGGCTTCTTCGGTTCCAAGCCGCATACCGGCGTGAACCCGGACGAAGTCGTTGCCATGGGCGCGGCCATTCAGGCCGGTGTTCTGCAGGGTGATGTCAAGGACGTGCTGCTGCTCGACGTGACGCCGCTTTCGCTCGGTATCGAAACGCTGGGCGGCGTGTTCACCCGCATGATCGACCGCAACACGACGATCCCGACCAAGAAGACGCAGGTCTATTCCACGGCTGAAGACAATCAGCAGGCGGTGACGATCCGGGTCTTCCAGGGTGAACGTGAAATGGCTGCGGACAACAAGATGCTCGGCCAGTTCGACCTGGTTGGCATTCCCGCCGCTCCGCGCGGTGTGCCGCAGATCGAAGTCACTTTCGATATCGACGCCAACGGCATCGTGAACGTGTCCGCCAAGGACAAGGGCACGGGCAAGGAACAGCAGATCCGGATCCAGGCATCCGGCGGCCTTTCGGAATCCGACATCGACCAGATGGTGCAGGATGCCGAAAAGTTCGCGGAAGAAGACAAGAAGCGCCGCGAAGGTGCCGAGGCGAAGAACAACGCCGATAGTCTTGTCCACGCCACGGAGAAGCAGATCGCCGAACATGGCGACAAGATCGATGCCGGACTGAAGTCCGAGATCGAAGCCGCCATCGCCGAAACCAAGACGGCGCTGGAAAGCAACGACGCGGCCGAAATCACTGCCAAGGCCCAGGCGTTGACCGATCTCGCCATGAAGATGGGCCAACAGATCTACGAGAAGGAGCAGGCCGCAGGCGCGGAAGCTCCGTCCGGCGATACGGGGAATGAAAGCGGCTCCGACGAGGAAGTCGTGGACGCGGAATTCTCCGAAGTGGACGAAGAGAACAAGGGCTGATTGTCCTGATGGAAACCCATGCCGCCGCCGGTGCTGACCGCGCCGGCGGCGGAACAGGTTTAGGGGCAAGTTATGTCTGCATCTGAATTAGATTTTTACGAATTGCTCGAAGTCAGCCGCGACGCGGATGACCGGACGATCAAGGCTGCTTATCGCAAGCTGGCCATGAAGCATCATCCGGATCGCAATCCGGGATGTTCGGAAAGCGAAGCGAAGTTCAAGACGATCAGCGCAGCTTACGAGTGTCTGAAGGATCCTCAGAAGCGAGCCGCTTATGACCGCTATGGCCATGCCGCGTTCCAGCAGGGAATGGGCGGTGGCCATGGGCACCAGGACTTTGGCGATCTGGGCGATATTTTCGAAACGATCTTTGGCAGCGCCTTTGGCGGAGGCGCGGCGCGCAGCCGGCCGCGCCGCGGTGCCGATCTGCGTTATGACATGGAAATCGGCCTGGAAGAGGCGTTTCATGGCAAGGATACGGAGATCAAGATCGAAGTCTCCGTCGCATGCGAAACATGCCATGGCGATGGTGCTGAACCCGGCACGTCCCGTCGTGGTTGCGATACGTGCCACGGGCACGGGAAGGTCCGCGCGCAACAGGGTCTGTTCGTCATCGAACGACCTTGTCCGACCTGCCATGGCCGCGGGGAAGTCATCGAACAGCCCTGCCATGAATGCCGCGGGGAAGGCCGCATTGACCGGATCCAGGATCTCCAGGTCGAAATTCCGCCGGGTGTCGGCAATGGCACGCGCATCCGCCTGTCCGGCAAGGGCGAGGCGGGGCCGATGGGCGCACCGCCGGGCGACCTCTACATCTTCGTGCATGTGAAAGCGCATCCGGTATTCGTCCGCGAAGGCACGACTTTGCTCACCCGCGTGCCGGTTTCATTCACGACGGCCGCTCTTGGCGGATCGATCGAGATTCCGGGCCTGGATGGCGAACCCAATGAGATTGAAATCCCGGCCGGCATCCAGTCGGGGCGTCAATTGCGCAAGCGCGGTGCCGGTATGCCCGTGCTTCAGGGCAGGGGGCGCGGCGATCTGGTGATCGAAATCATGGTCGAAACGCCCACCAGGCTTTCTGCCCGGCAGAAGGAATTGCTGCGGGAATTCCGGGAGACTGAAACCGGTGACGAATGTCCGGAAAGCCGGGGATTCTTCGATCGGTTGAAAGACGCGTTCACGACCTGACAAGCGGCTTGCGTTCGGCATATGTTCCGGTTAACGACCGGGCATGGCCAAGCCCAAACGTCGCTATGTCTGTGCCGATTGCGGCAGTGTGACAACCCGCTGGCAGGGCCAGTGCACCGATTGCGGGCAATGGAACTCGCTGGTTGAGGAAGCGGCCGAAACGAAGTTTTCGGCCAAGCACGATCTTTCGGGCGGGGGCCGGAAACTCGATTTCGAGATTCTCGATGCGCCGTCCGAAGTGCTCACGCGGCGGTCGACCGGCCTTGCTGAATTCGACCGCGCGCTGGGCGGGGGTATCGTTCCCGGTTCCGCCATATTGATGGGGGGCGAACCCGGGATCGGCAAATCGACCCTGCTGCTCCAGGCCGCAGCCGCGATCGCGCGGACCAGGGCCGATGTCGTCTATGTCAGCGGGGAAGAAGCTACCGGCCAGGTGCGGATGCGGGCCAGGCGGCTCGGGCTATCTGATGCGCCGCTTCGGC
Proteins encoded in this window:
- the hemW gene encoding radical SAM family heme chaperone HemW, with amino-acid sequence MARALYIHWPFCLKKCPYCDFNSHVRDQIETEAWQDALIADMRHEAALAGGEALHSIFFGGGTPSLMPPDLVESLLKEAEKLWGFAPDVEITLEANPSSVEALRFAGLASAGVNRVSLGLQALDDETLRFLGRLHDAEEGLAALEVAQNSFGRVSFDLIYARPGQTPEKWEQELFRALSFGTGHLSLYQLTIEANTRFATDVRLGRFKPLEDDPAADLFALTREMTAEAGLRAYEVSNHARTGEESRHNLTYWRYQDYIGIGPGAHGRRGGMATMRHRKPENFLSAVQRNGNGLSQEDALTPRGQAAEALLMGLRLREGIDPGALGERFGMAPDELVEMDRLHFLEKLGLAWQAGGRIGVTAQGMPVLDALLGQLVSDNLASA
- the rdgB gene encoding RdgB/HAM1 family non-canonical purine NTP pyrophosphatase; its protein translation is MNRKLGSGKLVIATHNASKLKEIGALLQPYGLECISAGSLGLPEPAETGTTFVENALIKARAAAEASGLPALADDSGLSVAALGGRPGVYTADWAERQWFEGEPGRDWYMAMGKVEGMLAEKGPDVQRDAWFSCTLAIAWPDGEHAVYEGRAEGRLTWPPRGTLGFGYDPVFVPAGMEQTFAEIDPAEKHRISHRADAFAKLVADQFQPA
- the rph gene encoding ribonuclease PH, whose translation is MRPSGRAPDEMRVIDIQTGFTKHAEGSCLISFGDTRVLVTASVEERVPPFLRGKNQGWVTGEYSMLPRATHTRGSREAAKGKQSGRTQEIQRLIGRSLRAVVDMEKLGERQIVLDCDVIQADGGTRTASITGAWVALRLAVNKLMESGQIKEDPIMSKVAAVSCGIYQGTPVLDLDYDEDSNADADANFVLLEGGNIAEAQATAEGATYDEEGLLRLLRLARMGCDQIFAAQEEAVRK
- the hrcA gene encoding heat-inducible transcriptional repressor HrcA, whose protein sequence is MVSPPITELNNRAREIFRLVVEGYLSSGSPVGSKAIAQQGEINLSPASIRSVLNELETLGLLAAPHTSAGRMPTDTGLRMFVDGMMQVAEPTPEERAAIEQRLSEPGPVEQALAATSAILSDISAAAGVVMVPRREPRLAQMNIVRLDEDRALAVLVGSDGSVENRLLALPRGASISALQEASNYVTARLAGRTLAQAARVIQAEITSGRSELDAASADLVERGLAVLSEDAAQRPVLIVRGQAKLLDDQALTDIERVRSLIDDLENKQSVSELLQSARDAESTRIFIGAENRLFSLTGSSVIASPYRDREGRVVGVLGVIGPTRLNYARVVPMVDFTARSLGKIIG
- the grpE gene encoding nucleotide exchange factor GrpE — protein: MNENENPRDEAVEKELEGVPEEFLVEDEGETSALEGELAALKEQLAATQQEVLYAKAETQNVRRRLEKDMTDARNYAATGFARDILSVADNLSRALMAVPDELREDSKLQGLVAGIEATQRELDKVFTQHGVSRIAAKGLPLDPNQHQAMMEIPTDEAEPGTVVQEMQAGYMIKDRLLRPAMVGVAKKPD
- a CDS encoding YMGG-like glycine zipper-containing protein, with product MKIKMLVAPLLLGSAFSLGACADNYAVEGAAVGAAAGAGISAVTGGNVGTGAAVGAAAGGAGGYLIKKDGKCYRRDRDGYEYEVPCRR
- a CDS encoding copper chaperone PCu(A)C, which encodes MNRTIWPAAALALAALGPAACSGGESEQATETAGPEAPAGISVSDGRMMLPPVSGNPAAIYFDIANDGDKDVMIRAVSVQGAGGAMLHETSTWNNQTDMQEVFQLSVPAGESVSFEPGGLHVMANDLDPSLVAGGETEVTLTFVGGDKVSFPAEIREPGDER
- the dnaK gene encoding molecular chaperone DnaK, translating into MAKVIGIDLGTTNSCVAVMDGGKPKVIENSEGARTTPSIVAFTKDGERLIGQPAKRQAVTNPDNTLFAIKRLIGRRFEDPLTKKDMGLVPYDIVKGKNGDAWVKAGGEDYSPSQISAFILQKMKETAESYLGETVSQAVITVPAYFNDAQRQATKDAGQIAGLEVLRIINEPTAAALAYGLDKDDGKTIAVYDLGGGTFDISILEIGDGVFEVKSTNGDTFLGGEDFDTAIVEYLADQFKQKENMDLRQDKLALQRLKEAAEKAKIELSSSQQTEVNLPFITARMEGGSSTPLHLVETITRSKLEQLVGDLIQRTLEPCKKALADAGVSKDQVDEVILVGGMTRMPKVREVVEGFFGSKPHTGVNPDEVVAMGAAIQAGVLQGDVKDVLLLDVTPLSLGIETLGGVFTRMIDRNTTIPTKKTQVYSTAEDNQQAVTIRVFQGEREMAADNKMLGQFDLVGIPAAPRGVPQIEVTFDIDANGIVNVSAKDKGTGKEQQIRIQASGGLSESDIDQMVQDAEKFAEEDKKRREGAEAKNNADSLVHATEKQIAEHGDKIDAGLKSEIEAAIAETKTALESNDAAEITAKAQALTDLAMKMGQQIYEKEQAAGAEAPSGDTGNESGSDEEVVDAEFSEVDEENKG
- the dnaJ gene encoding molecular chaperone DnaJ; translation: MSASELDFYELLEVSRDADDRTIKAAYRKLAMKHHPDRNPGCSESEAKFKTISAAYECLKDPQKRAAYDRYGHAAFQQGMGGGHGHQDFGDLGDIFETIFGSAFGGGAARSRPRRGADLRYDMEIGLEEAFHGKDTEIKIEVSVACETCHGDGAEPGTSRRGCDTCHGHGKVRAQQGLFVIERPCPTCHGRGEVIEQPCHECRGEGRIDRIQDLQVEIPPGVGNGTRIRLSGKGEAGPMGAPPGDLYIFVHVKAHPVFVREGTTLLTRVPVSFTTAALGGSIEIPGLDGEPNEIEIPAGIQSGRQLRKRGAGMPVLQGRGRGDLVIEIMVETPTRLSARQKELLREFRETETGDECPESRGFFDRLKDAFTT